The Dioscorea cayenensis subsp. rotundata cultivar TDr96_F1 chromosome 7, TDr96_F1_v2_PseudoChromosome.rev07_lg8_w22 25.fasta, whole genome shotgun sequence genome includes a region encoding these proteins:
- the LOC120264267 gene encoding wall-associated receptor kinase 2-like, with protein MSFCLLVHVLLVFLFCSSSTPSILALNGSLPGCPDKCGNVTIPYPFGISGCSLSTGFDITCNDTYNPPKPFTGSLGIFDITDDVVNVNFTIAGGDYCSGGTFSTWMRLGGDQYPFTFSQTRNMFTAIGCDTLAVFYDAWNTTSSISGCVSMCSNMSSIDNGTCSGNGCCQTSIPTGLKRLYVKLDTISDKIGTLNGYNFTQTITDCSKAFLVDKEWFLFQTSFLKSFNRRKVPVVLDWAIGKQKCDVAKKKYTDYACMGNTQCVDSANGLGYRCSCLPGYQGNPYLPAYRGGCQDINECDSDQKTHNCSMLCVNTPGSYYCSCPHGYDGDGKINGTGCTKKSKLLQIVLGCALGSLLFLMVGIWLSYWATRNRRMNKLREKFFEQNGGLLMQQLLSSHNRGSKSARIFTENELDLATDNYNESRILGQGAHGIVYKGILADSQIVAIKKSKFMDNNNNNEINQKDQFINEVFILSQVIHKNVVKILGCCFETPVPLLVYEYVPGGTLYHHIHKQRGSLSWSTRLKIATETADALSYLHSATEIPILHRDVKSANILLDDNCMAKVSDFGASRLIPQDTDNMTTMVQGTLGYLDPEYLHTGVLTEKSDVYSFGVLLAELLTGEQSISFKRKEEEMNLGMYFLMKMKADTLFDILEPRVKTEAKQEQLQGVAELIKRCLKIKGDERPTMKAVTLELERLKSQDEDSLHEWPLNEGGVDESLVVKTKRFYNWNRFEDESLLRGSIWSYNTSDLETGNSSDQLVGSSSTMPLSSSTTKTEIMLTSLGPKMK; from the exons ATGTCTTTCTGTTTGCTTGTACATGTGTTATTAGTGTTCTTGTTCTGTAGTAGTAGTACACCTTCAATACTAGCCTTGAATGGCAGCTTGCCTGGCTGCCCTGACAAGTGTGGCAACGTCACCATCCCCTACCCCTTCGGCATCTCTGGCTGTAGCCTCTCCACCGGCTTCGACATCACATGCAACGACACCTACAATCCACCAAAGCCATTCACTGGCAGCCTCGGGATATTTGATATCACAGATGATGTGGTCAACGTCAACTTCACAATCGCTGGTGGTGACTACTGTAGTGGCGGCACTTTCTCTACTTGGATGCGGCTTGGTGGTGATCAATATCCCTTCACCTTCTCTCAAACCAGAAACATGTTCACCGCCATCGGCTGTGACACGCTCGCCGTCTTCTACGATGCCTGGAATACGACGTCCTCCATCAGTGGCTGTGTCTCTATGTGCAGTAACATGTCCAGCATCGACAACGGGACATGCTCCGGCAATGGCTGCTGTCAAACCTCCATCCCCACGGGTCTCAAACGCCTTTATGTTAAGCTAGACACTATAAGTGACAAAATTGGTACCTTAAATGGCTATAATTTCACTCAAACTATCACCGATTGTAGCAAAGCTTTCCTGGTGGATAAGGAATGGTTTCTGTTTCAAACCTCATTCCTCAAGTCCTTCAATCGAAGGAAAGTTCCGGTTGTGTTAGACTGGGCCATTGGAAAACAGAAATGCGACGTGGCCAAAAAAAAGTACACTGATTATGCATGCATGGGCAACACTCAGTGTGTGGACTCTGCCAACGGCCTTGGTTACCGCTGTAGCTGCCTCCCTGGATACCAAGGGAACCCTTACCTTCCTGCTTATCGTGGTGGTTGCCAAG ATATAAACGAGTGTGATAGTGATCAAAAGACCCACAACTGCTCTATGCTCTGTGTAAACACTCCCGGAAGCTACTACTGTTCATGTCCACATGGCTACGATGGAGATGGTAAAATCAATGGTACAGGATGCACCAAAAAATCCAAACTACTACAAATTGTTCTCG GTTGTGCTTTGGGTTCCTTGCTTTTTCTTATGGTTGGTATTTGGTTATCATACTGGGCAACAAGGAATAGAAGGATGAACAAGCTAAGAGAGAAATTCTTCGAACAAAACGGTGGATTGCTCATGCAACAACTGCTCTCTTCACACAACAGAGGATCCAAATCCGCACGCATCTTCACCGAAAACGAACTTGATCTTGCCACAGACAACTACAATGAAAGCCGAATCCTGGGCCAAGGAGCCCACGGCATTGTCTACAAAGGAATCCTGGCAGACAGCCAAATTGTGGCCATTAAAAAGTCTAAATTCAtggacaacaacaacaacaacgaaaTCAATCAGAAGGACCAGTTTATCAATGAGGTGTTCATCCTCTCACAAGTGATCCACAAGAATGTGGTGAAGATCTTGGGTTGTTGCTTTGAGACACCAGTACCACTACTCGTGTACGAGTATGTCCCCGGGGGAACTCTTTACCATCATATCCACAAACAAAGGGGCTCACTTTCATGGAGTACTCGCTTGAAAATCGCCACAGAAACCGCTGATGCATTGTCCTACCTTCACTCTGCCACTGAAATACCAATCTTGCACAGAGATGTCAAGTCTGCAAACATTCTTCTTGATGACAACTGCATGGCCAAAGTATCAGACTTTGGAGCTTCCAGACTGATACCACAAGATACAGACAACATGACAACAATGGTTCAGGGAACACTTGGGTACTTGGATCCAGAGTATCTCCACACTGGAGTGCTGACAGAGAAGAGCGATGTTTATAGCTTCGGAGTACTCCTTGCTGAGCTCCTAACAGGGGAGCAgtcaatttcatttaaaagaaaagaggagGAGATGAACTTAGGCATGTATTTTCTTATGAAGATGAAAGCAGACACACTGTTTGATATACTAGAACCAAGAGTAAAGACTGAGGCCAAACAAGAGCAATTGCAGGGAGTGGCTGAGTTGATAAAGAGATGCCTTAAGATCAAAGGGGATGAGAGGCCAACAATGAAAGCTGTGACCTTGGAGCTTGAGCGTTTGAAAAGCCAAGATGAGGATAGCCTGCATGAATGGCCATTGAATGAGGGTGGAGTGGATGAGAGCTTGGTTGTCAAAACAAAAAGGTTTTACAATTGGAATAGGTTTGAGGATGAAAGCTTGCTCCGTGGATCAATTTGGTCTTATAATACTTCAGATCTTGAGACAGGGAATTCAAGTGATCAGCTGGTAGGTTCAAGTTCAACCATGCCCTTATCTAGCAGCACTACGAAGACTGAAATCATGCTGACTTCACTGGGACCAAAGATGAAGtga